In Achromobacter pestifer, the DNA window TCAGATAGCTGCGCCCGGCCTCGGTCAGGACCAGGCCTTGCCTGATCCGCAGGAATAGTTCGATGCCGACGAACTCCTCCAAATGTTTCACCTGCTTACTGACCGCGCCCTGCGTGACACACAACTCCTGGGCCGCGCGCGTGAAACTGCTATGTCTCGCGGCGACTTCGAACGCCTGGAGATCCGTGAGTGAGGGACAGAATCGCCGCATGGATGAGGTACGTAAATTGTTTCAGGCCGTGCAGCAGAAATAGCCCTGTTCCGGGCCGCCGCGAAAAGAGGCATGAAAAAAAGTCATAGCTTACGGAGAAACTTTCGTTTGCGCAAACCAGGCCGCCAGGAAAGAATCGTTGCGTTTGCGTCTGCCTTTGCGCAGCCGCTTTCCAATTCATTAGGGGAATCAATGCAACGCCGTAACGTAATACTGGGCCTGTGTGTCGCCGCCGCGACCCTGGCCGCGCCGCTGACCTCGGGCATCGCGCACGCCGAAGACGCGTATCCGACCAAGCCCATCCGCCTGATCGTTCCGTTCCCGCCCGGCGGCACCACCGACATCGTCGGCCGCCTGTTTGCGGACAAGCTGGGCAAGGAGCTGGGCCAGACCGTCGTGGTGGAAAACCGCGGCGGCGCCGGCGGCTCGATCGGCAGCGCCTTCGTTGCCAGCAGCGCGCCTGACGGCTACACCCTGGGCATCGCCACCGTCAGCACCCACGGCATCAACCCGGCCATCTACCCGAACCTGCCGTTCGATGGCGAGAAGGACTTCACGCCCATCTCGAACCTGGCCGCCGTGCCCAACATCATGACCATCAACCCGAAGGTCCAGGCCAAGAACATCGCCGACTTCATCAAGCTGGCCAAGAGCGAGCCGGGCAAGCTGACCTACGCGTCCGCCGGCAACGGTTCGGTCTCGCACATGATGGGCGAACTGTTCAAGATGGCTTCGGGCACCAACCTGATGCACGTGCCGTACCGCGGCGTGGGCCCGGCGCTGAACGACGCGCTGGCCGGCCAGGTCGACGTCATGTATGACAACCTGCCCTCCTCGCTGCCGCACGTGCAGTCCGGCCGCCTGATCGCCATGGCCGTCGCCTCGCCCCAGCGCGTGGCCGCCCTGCCTGACGTGCCCACGTTCGCCGAAGCCGGCCTGCCGGCCGTGAACGACGCCTCCTGGTTCGGCCTGGTGGCTCCCGCCAAGCTGCCCAAGCCCGTGCTGGACAAGCTGAACGCGGCCGTGCAGAAGGTCAGCGCCGAAGCCGACGTCAAGACCCGCCTGGAAGCCCTGGGCGCCGCGCCGGCCGCCAACACCCCGGCCGAATTCGCGGCGCAGATCTCGGCTGAAATCGCCAAGAACAAGCGCATCGCCAAAGAAGCCAACGTGAAGATCGACTAAGCGGTCTTCGGTCCTCGCGTGCCCGAGGTGCGCGAGGACCTCCGATTCACGAACGCAACACCCCCCTATGCGAATTACCCAACCCCTGTCTTACCGGCTCGACCTCCCGCAGCAATATCCTGATTCGGAATCCTCGGCTCCCCTCGTGCTGGACTCCCCGCACAGCGGCACCGCCTACCCCCCCGATTTCGCGGCTGCGGTGGACTTTGGCGCATTGCGCACCGCCGAGGACACCTGGGTTGACGACCTGTGGGGCGACGCCATTGAAATGGGCGTGCCGATGATTGCCGCGGCGTTTCCGCGCGCCTACATCGACGCCAACCGCTCGCCCGACGAAATCGACGAATTGCTGCTGGACTCGGCCTGGCCCGACGCCATCAATGCCTCGCCCAAGGTCAAGCTGGGCAAGGGCCTGATCTGGCGCATGCTGGACGACGGCACGCCGCTATACAACCGCAAGCTGACGGTGGACGAAGTGCGCCACCGCATCGACGCCTGCTGGAAGCCCTACCACGCCGCGCTGGGCCAGGTGCTGGACGCCGCCCACCAGAAGTTCGGCAAGGTCTGGCACATCAACTGCCACTCCATGCCCAGCGTCGCCGGCGCCTACGCCACCGACCGGCCTGGCCTGGTGCACCCGGACTTCGTGCTGGGCGACCGCGACGGCAGCACCAGCGATCCCGCTTTCCGCGAATTCATCGCCGCCTGGCTGCGCGAACGCGGCTACGACGTCACCGTCAACGATCCCTACAAGGGCGTGGAGCTGGTGCGCGCCTTCGGCCGCCCCGAAGAAGGCCGCCACAGCCTGCAGATCGAGATCAACCGCAAGCTCTACATGGACGAAGTCTCGCTGCGGCCTTCCGAAAACTACGGCCGCCTGAAGGCCGATCTGCGCGAACTCACCGCCGCGCTGATCATCTGGACTCGCGCGCAAACGGCTTGACGCCGGACGTTTGCGCGCAGGTGCCGGCCAGCGGAAAAGCCAGACTGGCCGGAGCAGTTGGGTTGCAGAACCCCAGCCCCATGGTTCGCCATGGGGCTTTTTTTTGGCCTGCGCAACTCGTCGATCTAAGAGGGGGTTGACGCCATTTACCCTTTTGGTAATACGGCCGTGACACCCTTTCCTCACTGGTTACCGTGTATAACTATTGCCAATTAATGAGGAGAGGCGTAGATGCACATCGGGATACCAAAAGAAACCCGAGACGGGGAAACTCGTGTCGCAGCAACACCGGAGACCGTCAAGAAGTACATAGGCGGCAAACACAGCGTCGTCGTGGAGCGCGGGGCAGGCACTGCCGCTCGCTATCTCGACGAGGCCTATGAGGCAGCGGGCGCCACGCTCGGCAGCGCCCAGGATGCATTGGGGGCAGAACTCGTCATGAAGGTGCGCGCGCCTTCTGCCGCGGAACTGCCCCAGATGAAATCCGGCGCCGTCGTGATCGGCATGCTGGATCCCTTCGACGCCGAAGGCATCCAGCAGATGGCCGCCGCCGGGCTCACTGGATTCGCGCTGGAGGCCGCGCCCCGCATCACGCGGGCGCAGAGCCTGGACGTGCTGTCCTCGCAGGCCAACCTGGCCGGCTACAAGGCCGTGCTGCTGGCGGCGCACCACTACGGCCGACTGATACCCATGATGATGACCGCCGCGGGGACGCTGAAAGCCGCCCGCGCCGTCGTCCTGGGCACCGGCGTCGCCGGGCTGCAGGCCATCGCCACCGCCAAGCGGCTGGGCGCGGTGGTCGAGGCCTCCGACGTGCGCCCCGCCGCGCGTGAACAGGTGGAATCGCTGGGCGCCAAGTTCATCGACGTGCCTTTCGAAACGGATGAAGAACGCGAGATCGCGCAGGGCACGGGGGGCTATGCCCGGCCCATGCCGCCCGCCTGGATGGCGCGGCAGGCCGCGCTCGTGTCCGAGCGCTGCAAGCAGGCCGACATCGTCATCACCACGGCGCTGATCCCCGGCCGCCCCGCCCCCACGCTGGTGTCCGCGGAAACCGTCGCGGCCATGAAGCCGGGCTCGGTGCTGGTGGACCTGGCGGTCGAACGCGGCGGCAATTGCCCGCTTTCCGAGAAAGGCCTGGTGGTGGAAAAGCACGGCGTGACGATCATCGGGCTGACCAACCTGCCCGGACTGGTCGCGACCGACGCTTCGGCGCTGTATGCGCGCAACATCCAGGATTTCCTGAAGCTCATCATCAATGCGGACGGCGCGCTGGCGATCCAGCGCGACGATGAAATCGTCACGGCCTGCCTGATGTGCGAAGGCGGCAACGTGGCGCGGAGGAACTAACAGCATGGAAGCGATCAACCCCACCCTGATGAATCTCATCATCTTCGTGCTGGCCATCTATGTCGGCTACCACGTCGTGTGGAACGTCACCCCCGCCCTGCACACGCCGCTGATGGCGGTCACCAACGCCATTTCCGCCATCATCATCGTGGGCGCCATGCTGGCGGCCGCGCTGACCGAAGGCGGGCTGGCGCGCGGCATGGGCGTGTTCGCCGTGGCGCTGGCCGCGGTCAACGTGTTCGGCGGTTTTCTCGTGACCCGGCGCATGCTGGAAATGTTCAAGAAGAAGGACCGCAAGGCAGGCAAGGAGGAAGCGAAATGATCTCGCTGAACCTCGTCACCCTGTTGTACCTGGTCGCCTCGGTCTGCTTCATCCAGGCGCTCAAGGGCCTGTCGCATCCCACCACGTCGCGGCTGGGCAATGCGTTCGGCATGGCCGGCATGGCGATCGCCGTGCTGACCACGGCCGCGCTCATCGTCGCCCTGGCCCGCGACGGCGCCTCCACCATCGGCCTGGGCTGGGTGGTGCTGGGCCTGCTGGTGGGCGGCTCCATCGGCACGCTGATGGCCAAGCGCGTCGAAATGACCAAGATGCCCGAACTGGTCGCCTTCATGCATAGCATGATCGGCCTGGCGGCAGTCGCCATCGCGGTGGCCGTGGTGGCGGAGCCGCATGCCTTCGGCATCGTGCCGGCCGGCATGCCCATCCCCACTGGCAACCGCTTCGAGCTGTTCATCGGCACCTTCGTCGGCGCCATCACGTTCTCGGGTTCGGTCATCGCCTTCGGCAAGCTGTCGGGCAAGTACAAGTTCCGCCTGTTCCAGGGCGCGCCGGTGGTGTTCTCGGGCCAGCACATGCTGAACCTGGCGCTGGCGCTGCTGATGCTGGGCTGCGGCATCTGGTTCATGCTCACGCAGGAATGGACGCCCTTCGTCATCATGACGATCATCGCCTTCGTGCTGGGCGTACTGATCATCATCCCGATCGGCGGCGCCGACATGCCGGTGGTCGTGTCCATGCTGAACAGCTATTCCGGTTGGGCTGCGGCCGGCATCGGCTTCTCGCTGAACAACCCCATGCTGATCATCGCCGGTTCGCTGGTGGGTTCCTCGGGCGCGATCCTGTCCTACATCATGTGCAAGGCGATGAACCGCTCGTTCTTCAACGTGATCCTGGGCGGCTTCGGCGGCCAGGCCGGCGGCGCCGCCGCGGCGGGCGATGCGCAGCAGCGCAGCGTCAAGTCCGGCAGCCCCGACGACGCCGCCTTCCTGATGACCAACGCCGAAAGCGTGACCATCGTTCCCGGCTACGGCCTGGCGGTGGCGCGCGCGCAGCACGCGCTGAAGGAACTGGCGGAAAAGCTCACCGAGCGCGGCGTGACGGTCAAGTACGCCATCCACCCGGTGGCAGGACGCATGCCCGGCCACATGAACGTGCTGCTGGCCGAGGCTGAAGTGCCTTACGACCAGGTCTTCGAAATGGAAGACATCAACAGCGAGTTCGGCCAGACCGACGTGGTGCTGGTGCTGGGCGCGAACGACGTGGTCAACCCGGCCGCGAAGAACGATCCGCAGTCGCCCATCGCCGGCATGCCCATCCTCGAAGCCTACAAGGCCCGCACCGTGATCGTGAACAAGCGCTCCATGGCCTCGGGCTACGCGGGCCTGGACAACGAGCTCTTCTACATGGACCGCACGATGATGGTTTTCGGCGACGCCAAGAAGGTGCTCGAAGACATGGTCAAGGCCGTGGAATAGGAAGGCCTGGCGCCGGATGCCGCCAGGCGTCCGGCGCCTACGCGCCGCGCTGGCCCGCAGGCTGGCGCAACTGCTCGTCCACCACCTCGATCCAATGCCGCACAGGCGTGTCGGTGCCGCTTTGCAAGTGGCCGATGCAGCCGATGTTGGCGGACAGGATCACATCCGGCCCGCCCGCGGCGATGGCGCCCAGCTTGCGGTCGCGCAGCTCCAGGGCGATTTCCGGATTCAGCACCGAATAGGCACCCGCCGAACCGCAGCACAGGTGCTTGTCGGCAAACGGCTGCAAGGCAAACCCCAGATCCGCCAGCAGTTGTTCCGCCAGCGGCCGCAGCCCTTGCCAATGCTGCAGCGTGCAAGGCGGATGGAAGGCCGCGCGCGTACCCGCCGGCAGCCGCGCACGCAGTTGCGCCGCATGCGGCGCGACGATCTCGGCCACGTCCTTCACCAGCGCCACGATATCCGCGGCCTTTTCCGCGTAGGCCGGATCGTGCCGCAAGTGATGCGCATATTCCTTGACCATGGCGCCGCAGCCGGAGGCGTTCATCACGATGGCCTCGACCTTCCCGTCCTGCAGCAGCGGCCACCAGGCGTCGACGTTGGCGCGCATCTGCGCCAGGGCCTCGTCCTGCGCGTCCAGGTGGAAACTGGCTGCGCCGCAGCAGCCGGCGCCGGGCGCGATGCGCGCGCCTATGCCCACCGCGTCCAGCACGCGGATGGTGGCGGCATCGATGGTCGGCATCATGGCCGGCTGCACGCAGCCCGCCAGCATCAGCACCTGGCGCGCATGGCCGGCCACCTGCGGCAACACGCCGGGATCGCGGCGCTCCGGAACCTTGCGCTTCAAGGCTTCCGGCAGCATGCCGCGCATGGCCTGCCCCAGCCGCATCGCTGGCGCGAACAGCGGCGACAGCATGGTCTTGCGCAGCAAGGCACGTTTGGTCTTGTCGGCCCAACTGCGCGGCACGCGCTCTTCAACGATCTTGCGGCCGATATCCACCAGATGTCCGTACTGGACGCCGGACGGGCAAGTGGTTTCGCAATTTCGGCAAGTCAGGCAGCGGTCCAGGTGCTGTTGCGTGGATTGCGTGGGCTCGGCGCCCTCCAGCACCTGCTTGATCAGGTAGATGCGCCCGCGCGGGCTGTCTAGTTCATCGCCCAGCACCTGATAGGTCGGACAGGTGGCGGTACAGAAGCCGCAATGCACGCAACGCCGCAGGATGGCGTCGGCCTCCTTGCCCAGATCGGTATCGCGTGCCCAGGATGCCAGATTGGTTTGCATGATGCCCTATAGCTCCAGGACCAGGCGGCCGGGGTTGAACAGGCCGGCCGGATCGAGCTCTTGTTTGAGGCGGCGCGTGATCGAAGCGATCCCGGGCGCCAGCGGATGGAATACGCCGTCGGCCGGCGGCCTGCCCTGCCCGGCGCGGAACAACGTGGCGTGGCCGCCCAGACGCTCAGCGGTCTCGCGCAGCGCGGCGGCGTCGTGCTCGCCCGACAGCCAGCGCTGGCCTCCCCCCCACTCCAACAGGGTCGGCCCCAGTCCGAGCGCGGCGGCGGTGGGCGGCAACGCCAGGCGCCATAAAGGCCGGCCCGGCGCGAAGAAGGAATGCGTCTGCTCGCGCAGCGACCGCCACCAGGCCTGCGCCGCCTCGGGCGCCATCGGCGCGCCGCCTATCAGCTGGCGTGCGCTGGCGATCGCGGGCGGCGCGCCCGACAGGCGCACGGCCATCTGGCCTTCGGCGCCCTCATCGTCGCCGCTCCAGCTGGTGGCCGAGATCGGCAAGGGCTTGCCGCGCCACAAGGCGAAGCTGGCCAAGGCCTGCGCCTGCGTGGCGGGCAGCGCCAAGGTGATCTCTTGCA includes these proteins:
- a CDS encoding Bug family tripartite tricarboxylate transporter substrate binding protein, translating into MQRRNVILGLCVAAATLAAPLTSGIAHAEDAYPTKPIRLIVPFPPGGTTDIVGRLFADKLGKELGQTVVVENRGGAGGSIGSAFVASSAPDGYTLGIATVSTHGINPAIYPNLPFDGEKDFTPISNLAAVPNIMTINPKVQAKNIADFIKLAKSEPGKLTYASAGNGSVSHMMGELFKMASGTNLMHVPYRGVGPALNDALAGQVDVMYDNLPSSLPHVQSGRLIAMAVASPQRVAALPDVPTFAEAGLPAVNDASWFGLVAPAKLPKPVLDKLNAAVQKVSAEADVKTRLEALGAAPAANTPAEFAAQISAEIAKNKRIAKEANVKID
- a CDS encoding N-formylglutamate amidohydrolase, which encodes MRITQPLSYRLDLPQQYPDSESSAPLVLDSPHSGTAYPPDFAAAVDFGALRTAEDTWVDDLWGDAIEMGVPMIAAAFPRAYIDANRSPDEIDELLLDSAWPDAINASPKVKLGKGLIWRMLDDGTPLYNRKLTVDEVRHRIDACWKPYHAALGQVLDAAHQKFGKVWHINCHSMPSVAGAYATDRPGLVHPDFVLGDRDGSTSDPAFREFIAAWLRERGYDVTVNDPYKGVELVRAFGRPEEGRHSLQIEINRKLYMDEVSLRPSENYGRLKADLRELTAALIIWTRAQTA
- a CDS encoding Re/Si-specific NAD(P)(+) transhydrogenase subunit alpha, with protein sequence MHIGIPKETRDGETRVAATPETVKKYIGGKHSVVVERGAGTAARYLDEAYEAAGATLGSAQDALGAELVMKVRAPSAAELPQMKSGAVVIGMLDPFDAEGIQQMAAAGLTGFALEAAPRITRAQSLDVLSSQANLAGYKAVLLAAHHYGRLIPMMMTAAGTLKAARAVVLGTGVAGLQAIATAKRLGAVVEASDVRPAAREQVESLGAKFIDVPFETDEEREIAQGTGGYARPMPPAWMARQAALVSERCKQADIVITTALIPGRPAPTLVSAETVAAMKPGSVLVDLAVERGGNCPLSEKGLVVEKHGVTIIGLTNLPGLVATDASALYARNIQDFLKLIINADGALAIQRDDEIVTACLMCEGGNVARRN
- a CDS encoding NAD(P) transhydrogenase subunit alpha, which translates into the protein MEAINPTLMNLIIFVLAIYVGYHVVWNVTPALHTPLMAVTNAISAIIIVGAMLAAALTEGGLARGMGVFAVALAAVNVFGGFLVTRRMLEMFKKKDRKAGKEEAK
- a CDS encoding NAD(P)(+) transhydrogenase (Re/Si-specific) subunit beta; amino-acid sequence: MISLNLVTLLYLVASVCFIQALKGLSHPTTSRLGNAFGMAGMAIAVLTTAALIVALARDGASTIGLGWVVLGLLVGGSIGTLMAKRVEMTKMPELVAFMHSMIGLAAVAIAVAVVAEPHAFGIVPAGMPIPTGNRFELFIGTFVGAITFSGSVIAFGKLSGKYKFRLFQGAPVVFSGQHMLNLALALLMLGCGIWFMLTQEWTPFVIMTIIAFVLGVLIIIPIGGADMPVVVSMLNSYSGWAAAGIGFSLNNPMLIIAGSLVGSSGAILSYIMCKAMNRSFFNVILGGFGGQAGGAAAAGDAQQRSVKSGSPDDAAFLMTNAESVTIVPGYGLAVARAQHALKELAEKLTERGVTVKYAIHPVAGRMPGHMNVLLAEAEVPYDQVFEMEDINSEFGQTDVVLVLGANDVVNPAAKNDPQSPIAGMPILEAYKARTVIVNKRSMASGYAGLDNELFYMDRTMMVFGDAKKVLEDMVKAVE
- the glcF gene encoding glycolate oxidase subunit GlcF, encoding MQTNLASWARDTDLGKEADAILRRCVHCGFCTATCPTYQVLGDELDSPRGRIYLIKQVLEGAEPTQSTQQHLDRCLTCRNCETTCPSGVQYGHLVDIGRKIVEERVPRSWADKTKRALLRKTMLSPLFAPAMRLGQAMRGMLPEALKRKVPERRDPGVLPQVAGHARQVLMLAGCVQPAMMPTIDAATIRVLDAVGIGARIAPGAGCCGAASFHLDAQDEALAQMRANVDAWWPLLQDGKVEAIVMNASGCGAMVKEYAHHLRHDPAYAEKAADIVALVKDVAEIVAPHAAQLRARLPAGTRAAFHPPCTLQHWQGLRPLAEQLLADLGFALQPFADKHLCCGSAGAYSVLNPEIALELRDRKLGAIAAGGPDVILSANIGCIGHLQSGTDTPVRHWIEVVDEQLRQPAGQRGA
- the glcE gene encoding glycolate oxidase subunit GlcE, producing the protein MDFVLSELCDQVMTARAGHKPLFVMGGGSKAFYGNYRPVTPQDGHCLLDMTPYRGIVSYHPSELVVTVRAGTPLAELEAALAENGQMLAFEPPHFSASATVGGCVAAGLSGPRRMSAGALKDFVLGAQLLDSEGRILSFGGEVMKNVAGYDVSRLLAGSHGIFGAILEVSLKVVPRPMQEITLALPATQAQALASFALWRGKPLPISATSWSGDDEGAEGQMAVRLSGAPPAIASARQLIGGAPMAPEAAQAWWRSLREQTHSFFAPGRPLWRLALPPTAAALGLGPTLLEWGGGQRWLSGEHDAAALRETAERLGGHATLFRAGQGRPPADGVFHPLAPGIASITRRLKQELDPAGLFNPGRLVLEL